Part of the Caulifigura coniformis genome, AACTCCATCTTGGCCACGTCCAGCGATTCCTGGAGGGCCTGCTTCTCTTCCATGGAGAGCTTGCCGTCGGATTTCGCGGCCTCGAGCTGCTCTTTCGCACGTTGCACAGCGGCCTGGAGGGCCTTTGAGCCGACCTGGTCGGTGGCGAGGTCGGCCATCGCCTTGAGACGCTTTTCGATCTTCCGTTCCATTTCCGTCCTGGCGACGGGATCTTCCGTTTTCTGGAGAGTCTCGAGTTCTTCCTTGAGCTTCTCCATTTCCTTCGCCAGTTCTTCCGACGAACCATTCTGGAGACTTTCGCTCCAGCGCTTGAGCTCGGAGGCGTTCTGCGAACCAAATTTCTGGTCGAGATTCGATTTGCTCATCAGGGTCTTGAGGGCTTCGTTGGTCGCCCGGAACTTCTCACCGAGAACCTTCTGGTTGCCGACGAGCGATTCGAAGTTCTTTTTCGGCTGATCCTTCTTCATGGCGCGGAAGGCGTTCAGGAGACCGGCGATCGACTTTTCGACATCGGGCGAGAGCGCGTTCTCCAGCTCCTTCTCCATGAGCTGTGCCTTGCGGATCTCGGTTTCCTTCTTTTTCTCGGCGAGCTTTTTCTCGCTCGACTCTTCCTGCTTCGCCTGGGCGACTTTTCCAAACGGGTCGAAGGTGGGGAGAAACATCTGTCCGCAGAAGAGGATCGCGAGTGCGGCGGCGGTCGAGAGAAGCCGCTGCTGCCAGGTAAACGGGACGGCGGCAGCCGGATTCACTTTGGCCGCGGCACGTTCGGCGTCGGTGACCACAAGCGGCTGGTATTCGCCTGCGGTGGTCCGCAGCATGGTGAGAGTCAGGAAGAGATCGCGGGTGTTCTGTGCGGTGTCGATGGACCGGGCCGCTTCCTGCGTGGTGGGCCGTCCGGGCCAGGCGAATCCGACAAGGAGCGCGAGGGCGGGAGGGAGGACCAGCGTCCAGGGAGCGAAGACGTCGGGGACAAGGGCGGTGAAGCGACTTGTCAGCAGGACGAGGGCGTAGATGGTCGCGAAGACGACGAAAGCCCAGAAGGTGCGGGTGGCGACGCGAGCGAACCAGAGACGCCACCAGACGGCGTCGAGCACTTTTTGTGACCTGGGAGAGTCGACCATCATCCTGCTCCTGACGAGTTCAGCAGCCGCGTTCAGCCCCTGGGCGCCTGATTTCGCCGACCGGCGCCACCTGGAATCGGAAGTTCCCTCCTGCAGTCTACTCCCGGAGTGTACGATTCGTTGGGAATCCCGACAAGAAGTTGTCATCCGAGACGAGTTTCCGTGCGTATCCTCTACTGAGGTCGGATCGGTTTCGCCGCTGGTCTATAGTTGGCAGAAATGCTCCCGCACTGACGGACGGTGGACGTAATGGCGAAGAGTTCCGGAGAGACTGGTCCCACAAGCCGAAGACGGACGCTGATCGGGCATCTCCTGTTCGGCCTCCTGGCGGCCGGGTGGTTTCTTTCGCCCGTCCGGGCATCGGCGCAGCCACCCGCGGCGGATACGAAGACGCTTGGTCGTTTCCTGACGCTCGACAGTCCGATCACAGACGACGTGATTGGCTGGGTGCGTCAGTCGGCGCAGAGCCTGCAGACGCAGGCGACGCAGGAAGGGAAGAAGGCGTGCCTGGTGCTGGAGGTGCCTTCCGGCGTCAGCCAGTTCCACCATGTCTATGGGCTGGCGGACCTCCTGACGACGCAGCCGATCTCGAATATCAAGACGATCGCCTGGGTGCCGGAGACGGTCACCGGTCCAAATGCACTGATCGCGCTGGCGTGCGACGAGATCTGCCTGCATCCCGATGCTCAACTGGGCGACCTGGGGCGCGGCAAGGCGCTTCCGGACGACCAGCAGATCATCGTCAAGAGCGTCGTGGCCAAGCGTCACAACGCGAAGGTGAATGAAGCGCTCGCGATGGCGCTGATGAATCCCCAGGCGAGCCTTGTGCAGTTAAGCGTCGAAGTGCGGCCGGGTGAGGTTGAGAAACGCCTGGTCACCGACGACGAGGCCCGCCGCCTGCGGGAGACGGGGGTCACGATCCGGGACGCGAAGACGCTCAAGGACCGGGGGAGCCCGGGAGTGTTCTCCGGCGCCCAGGCACGTCACGACGACATCCTGATCATGCAGCTGGCGAATTCCCGGAAAGAGCTGGCGGACCAGTATGGACTGGGGACCGAATCGCTGCGGGAGACGCCGCGTCAAACGGCCGACGCGAGCCGGCCGACGCTGATCGAAGTGCAGGGAGTGATCGAGCATGAGCTGTCGGCATTCCTGAAACGGCAGATCGGCCGGGCAGTCGAGTCGGGGGCGAAGACGATCATTTTCGAGATCACGTCGCCGGGGGGGCTGCTGTACGACAGCATCGACCTGGCGACGGCGATCGCGGACCTCGACAAGGAAGGGATCCGGACGATTGCGTATATCCCGAAAGAAGCGATCAGCGGCGCGGCGATCATCGCGCTCGGGTGCGACGAGATCTACCTGGAGTTGAATGCAAAGATCGGCGACGCCGGTCCGATCGAGATCCAGGACGGAGGGATGTTCGCACGGGCTCCGGAGAAGATCCTCAGCTACCTGAAGCTGAGCCTGCAGCAGCTGGCTGAGCGGAAGAAACGTCCGGCGGCGGTGGCGATGGCGATGTGCGACAAGGACCTGGACGTGTTCGAGGTTGTTCACACGACCAAGGGAACGCGCTGGTTCATGTCGGAGGAGGAGATCCGGGTTGCCGATGGCGACT contains:
- a CDS encoding NfeD family protein; translated protein: MAKSSGETGPTSRRRTLIGHLLFGLLAAGWFLSPVRASAQPPAADTKTLGRFLTLDSPITDDVIGWVRQSAQSLQTQATQEGKKACLVLEVPSGVSQFHHVYGLADLLTTQPISNIKTIAWVPETVTGPNALIALACDEICLHPDAQLGDLGRGKALPDDQQIIVKSVVAKRHNAKVNEALAMALMNPQASLVQLSVEVRPGEVEKRLVTDDEARRLRETGVTIRDAKTLKDRGSPGVFSGAQARHDDILIMQLANSRKELADQYGLGTESLRETPRQTADASRPTLIEVQGVIEHELSAFLKRQIGRAVESGAKTIIFEITSPGGLLYDSIDLATAIADLDKEGIRTIAYIPKEAISGAAIIALGCDEIYLELNAKIGDAGPIEIQDGGMFARAPEKILSYLKLSLQQLAERKKRPAAVAMAMCDKDLDVFEVVHTTKGTRWFMSEEEIRVADGDWTQGKIVSEARGNLLLTVGGQRAYELLIAEPPVKDLDELKARLGIAPDVELIRAQRMWIDDFVFFLNRPGVVGLLFFVAIICVYLELHLMTGILGLISALCLILFFWSKWLGGTADSLEILLFLFGIVCVAMEIFVLPGAAIFGVTGVLSIAASLVMASQTFNLVDDGRNIEEATRTLGTLGVALLGVGAVAMVISRYLPQIPILKHMILTPPGAIALADPNRPQLRPEVAGTADPLLGRIGVARTLLRPSGKAEIDGRLVEVISEGGMVPAGKAVEVVQAQGARIVVREVAANG